The region TGATGATAGGCATGGTTACAAGTATGGTTCCGCCCATTATGCCAGGAGATGCAAAGCCCGCGATCGCTAAAAATGGAGCTAAGATGATGAATTGAATAGGATTTATAGAGAGATTGAGGTATAGTGCGGAGATGTAGATACTTACGATCACTCCCGTTATACTACCGAGCCTATTCAGCGCTGCACCTGAAGTGATGATAAAATCTCTCAAAGACCTATCTATAGAGAAGTGGTCGCTGAAGATTTTAAGGTGCATCGGAAGTAAGATGTAAGATGCGGGTACAGATATACCCGTGATCAAGGTCTTTACCGTGTATGCGAATAACCTTTTAAGGTCGAATTTGTACAATAGCAATAGTAAGATCATCATCAAAATATATAGAATGTGAAGGCCGAAAGTTATTAGGAGCGCTTCTATGTAAGCTATGAATGATGCCATCTTTAGGTTGTAATAGAAGGTAGCGCCGAAGGATATTGAGATTATTGGTAATACCTTTATCAATTGTCTAATTAATTTCAATATAAACTCGTTGAGGAGCATGATCGCTGATCTTATGAAGATGAATCTTTTCGCAATTGTAAATGATACGATAATGCTCATGAATATCGATAAGGGTATGGGCTTCAACAAACCGTTGATGATGATCCCACGTAAATGCTCCATCGAGCCCAAACCTTTTATTTCACCACTATAACCCTCATACATAACCGTAGAGAGAATGGTGGCAGATGTTAAAGATGTGATGAGGCAGAGGATGAAGAATAGACCCATCGTGTAATTGGCGAGCTTACCCTGCTCTATCGAACCTCTACTTAAGAGCGAGGAGGAAAGAATTACGAATATGAATATCGGTGCAAAGAGGAAGAAAAAATTTGCGAAGAACCATGCGATATCGGTAAGAATGCTAAGTTTGTAAGGGATGGTATGGGCTAATAAAATCCCGAATAAAAAGGTGAACGGGAGTATAAATTCGTAAGTGAGTTTAAATCTCAACATAAAGATTAGATGTAAACCTTTTATAAAAACTTCATGAATGATCGGCTTCATCTAAATGAAGCGTATCTAGAATCTAACCATGAAATTCTTGAATTTCATACCCTTGATATTCACATATTTGACTGCAATCCTCCCCTACTTTTCCCTTCTTTACCTTTAATAATCTCTTTTAGGATAACTTATGTTGTAGGGTGTAAGATCGATGGTCGATGATCCGTCGAAGGACATCGTCGGTAAAAAGAGTAATAGGTTAAGAGGTAAGCGCATCGCTTTATGTGTAACTGGAAGTGCGGCTGTGATGAATAGTGTTGAGTTAGCAAGAGAACTGATGAGGCATGGTGGTGATGTATTTACTATAATGACACCCGCCGCTCAACGATTGGTACACCCGAATCTGTTAGAATGGGCGACTGGAAATCCTGTAGTAACCGAATTGACTGGGAAGATGGAACATATTCGTATCGCTGGCGATTGGGAAGGTAAAGTAGATCTGATACTTATCGCCCCTTGTACAGCCAACACCATAAGTAAGATCGCTTCAGGGATTGATGATACACCAGTGACCACCGTAGTATCTTGTGGTATAGGATCGGGCATACCGATCATCATCGCTCCCGCCATGCATGAGAGTATGTATAGAAATCCCGTGGTAAGGAGCAATATTGAACGGTTAAAGCAGCTCGGTGTAAAATTTGTAGAACCTCTTATCGAGGAGAAGAGGGCGAAGATGGCATCGGTAGAAGAAATCGTGAAGGCTGTACTCGATCAGTTATGTGAAAAAGATATGGAGGGTTTAAGGGTCTTGGTTACAGCGGGACCTACTCGTGAATATATCGATCCCGTTCGCGTAATAACGAATCGAAGCTCTGGTAGGATGGGTATTGCATTGACAGAAGAAGCGTTAAGAAGGGGTGCACAGGTGAGTCTCATTTACGGTCCAGGGACGGTAACTCCGCCACGTAATGTAAAATTAAAGAGGGTCGAGAGTACTCAAGATTTACTCGATGCAGTAATCTCAGAATTAAAGACCTCAAAGTACGAGTTATTCATCGCTGCTGCAGCTCCATCAGATTTTACAGTTAGAGAAAGGTTTGAGAATAAGTTGGAAACTCGCTCTATTGAAAGTTTGAAGATCGAGTTGAAGACTACGCCAAAGGTGATAAACGTAGTTAAAAAGATTCAACCCGACATATTCCTCGTAGCCTTCAAAGCGGAGTATAAGATAGATGAGAAAGAATTGATCGAGAGGGGTAGAAGATTGTTGAATGAAGCTCAGGCGGATATGGTCGTTGTAAATGACGTGGGGAGACCGGGCGTGGGTTTCGGTGAGGAAGATAATGAAGTATACATTATTAAAAAGGAAGGGGAGGTTATTCATTTACCACGTGCATCAAAATTTGAAATAGCTAAAAGAATATTAGATACAGCCATTGAGGAGTTCAAAAAGAGAGTTTGAATCTACATTATAGCCTATCAACTAATATAACCTAAGCGGGACTTATCATCGATCCTTTCCTGAGGTTTGTATCGTTTCTCTTCGAATGAGTGAATGATGGCCTCCATTTCTTTCGCCCTTTCTTCTAAGGCCGTCATATCAACATTTAACTTTAAAATTCTCGTAAAGACCTCTAGAATCGTCTTCGATGCCCTCGCATCTATTATATATCCTGAGGTCTCACCTAATAAGCATAGGCCCTTCATACCACGTAATTTGGCAAGGCCGAGTATTAGCCCATTCATGCCCGTGATCGTCCCTTCATTTGTAATCGTTACATCTTGACCTTCGAGGATCTTCAATAACTCAGCACTTGTGGCCGTCACGTAAACCTTTGGACGAAGTGTGAAACTACCTGTAATGTAAGCACCGAATGTGAATACTGTATCGGTACCAAAACTTTTGACTAGAGAAAGGACTTTATCGGCCAGTTCGTAATCGCCTTCGCTCGAGATCGGTTGTGAATCTCCAGTATAGAGGATCAGGTCTGTTGAATCTATCGGATTGACCCAAAAGTACAGTTCATTCTTGATTAAGTCGATCGAACCGTCCGGTTTAATTAACACTTGTGGCGGGAAGTAGTAAGAATAGACTTCGGCGAATAATTCCGCCTTCAACTCCCTTATCAGATGGTCAACGGCCAGCTTTCCTACATAACCACTACCCGGTAATCCGCACACCAAATATGGCCTTCGTAACTTAGGGGTCTTGGTTAACTTAATCTCTACACTCATAACGATTTCCCTATCATATAGTGTAAATGCTTTAACCCCTCAATTTAACATTTATCCCTATATTAAGATTTTGTAAGGTTGTGTATTAAAGACTTCAAGGATTAAACCTAATGATGCTTTAGCAACACTGTAAAATCTCCTTTAGAATAAAAGACCCTATCTGAAATTGATAAAGATATTTTACCACCCTTATGATTATAATTAATCGGTCGATGTCAAACCAGATTGTAGAAGCTATAAATGAAGCCCTCTCAAATGGTTATCAAATACACCCGGATGCATTGATGCTTTTAGAGACGGTTAAAGAGAGGGTAAGCCTCGTAGATCTGGTAACGAAGGTTATAGAGGCTAAGAAGAAGGTTGGAGACCAGCAACTGCTATTATTAAAGAAGGATTTTGAAGAAATGTTACCAGAATACTTAAGGGAGTGTGGAGGGGTTAGAGTAGAGGAAGTCGAACCGGAGATCGAGATCGTAAAGGATATAAGTGAAAAGGTTTCGCCTCCCCTCGAAGAATTAGAAGGGTTACAGAGGCTCTTTGAAAGTAGATTTAACAAGCTCTATTCGATAGTGAAGAAGAGGCCCGATTCACATCAAATTCGAAGGATCGAATCGATAAATAAAGGTGATGGAGCATCGTATAAAGTTGCAGGTTTAGTATTGGAGAGGAAGATTAAAAGAACTCATATAGAGTTAACGATCGATGATAAAAGTGGAAAGGCTACAATACTGGTGAAGGATCCTTCTGTGATAAAGCAGGCGATGAGTATCGTTCTTGATCAATTTGTAGTGGTAGATGTGGATTCGACAGAGAAGGGAGTTTTATTCGCAAAATCCATATACTCTCCCGATATACCCGATCGGCCACCGAATCTATCGAAGAAGGTCGTATATGTGATACTCATGTCAGACCTCCACATTGGAAGTAAGATGTTTCTCTACGAGGCTTTTGAAAGGTTCATCCTTTGGCTCACTCAGTATTGTAAGGAGGATTACATTGCAGGGAGGATTAAGTATCTGATTTTGGGCGGGGACGTTGTCGATGGTGTCGGTGTATATCCAAATCAGGAGGATGATTTGGAAGAACTTAATATTTATCAGCAGTACAGAAGGGCAGCTCAATTGTTAAGTAAAATACCGAAGAATATTCAAATATTCATTATACCTGGTAATCATGATCCAACGAGACAGGCATTGCCCCAACCAGCGATACCGAGAAAGTATGCGGAACCTCTCTATCAACAAGAGAATATCACGATGCTAGGAAATCCTTCGCAGATCCGCTTACATGGGGTTAATATACTGATTTACCACGGTAGGAGTTTAGACGATATAGTTGCAACGACACCAAACCTCACCTTCTCGAAACCCGCTTCCGCCATGAAGATCCTTTTAAAGGCGAGGCATTTAGCACCTCTCTACGGCGGTAGAACACCGATAGCTTTAGAGAAGGAAGATTATCTTGTCATCGAAGAAGTTCCAGATATATTCCACGCTGGCCATGTGCATACGGTAGATATAGATAGATACAAAAACACTTTAATCGTCAATTCTGGCGCATGGCAAGCGCAGACAAAGTATCAGGCGAATATGGGAGTTACACCGACGCCCGGTTTACTCCCCGTAGTCAATCTGGCCACATTGGATATGCTGATGAAGGATTTCACAAAACAAGATTATTTTACTTTTCCAGGTTAAATCAATGCATTTACTGTAGGATCCTCTTGAAAGACATCTCTAATCAACTGATTAGGGATCAGTAAAGAGATCTTCTTTGTTCTCCCATACCTCCCACGACTTACGGTAGCTGCCGATACTAAACCCAATACATCTAAACCGCTCAACAGACCACTAACACGGCGTTGGGTTAGTGGTTCTAGGTCGATTTTACGGCATAGGGCGAGGTATCGTTGATAAACCTCACCAGTAGAATTTGCTGGCCCTGATACTGCTACAGCTAATAGGACTAACTTATCGTGTAGAGGTAGTGATCTTAAAACTTCCACGACCCTATCCTGTTCGATCTTCTGAACCGCGATCCTCACATGCTTTTCTTCAACACATGACGCTCCTTCACGCTCTGCCACTTCTCCTGCAACTCTAAGAAGATCCAGCGCCCTTCGAGCGTCACCATGCTCCGATGCAGCCAAGGCAGCACATAGATTGATCGCGGTAGTGCTGATCGCATCTTTAAAGAAGGCTACTTCGGCTCTATCCTGAAGTATAGCTTTAAGTTCTTCAGCTGTATAAGGAGGGAAGACGACCTCCTCTTCACTTAAGCTACTCAAGACCCTAGGATCCAAGAACTCTTTAAATTTTAAATCGTTAGATATACCTACTATAGTTATAAAGCCGTGTTCGAGCCTCTCATTGGCACGAGTAAACTCATAGAGTAAGTTATCTCCGAAGTTCTTCACCAAAAAATCGATTTCATCGAGTACGATTACAACACCCAGCTTAGAGTTATCGATTCTTTTGAGTATGCGTTCGAATACTTCTCCCAAAGCTAAGCCCGTGAAAGGGATCTCCAATTGTATGCTACGGGCGATTTCACTCAAAACTCTATATTCGGTACCTAAGATACGGGTATTACAGTAGGAGAATTTGACTGGAACACCTATGCTCAAAGCCTTCTCCTCTAACCTCTTCAAAACGTACTTAGATACAGCCGTCTTACCAGTACCTGTCTTCCCATACAAAAAGAGGTTGGAACAACGTGAACCGTGAAGAATTGGTGCCAATACTTCGGCAACAGAGGTTATCTGTCTTTCTCTAAACAGGAGTTTATCGGGTACGTAGTCACTACGTAGAGCTTCTGGATTTTTGAATAATGTTCTACCCATGATAGCCTTTGAGAAGATTTCATCGAGTATATCTTTGGATGATGAACTTTCCATACTCATCCAACCTTGTTGATTAGTGTTGCATAATTTTGCAGTTCTGCAGGTGTGATGAGTGAGACCTTAACATTTAATGAGTGGGAAAGACGTTCTGCCCAGAATGAGAGTGCGGGTGTCTTGAATGGGAGGATGATCACAACCACCTGAGGGTTAAGCATATGAGCCTTAAATACCAGGTAACAAAGCCTCTCAATGAGTTTGAACTTTCTCTGCCTCAAATCTTTAGGCTCCATCCAATTCTTGGAAAAGGTGGTGGTGATTTCAAAACAGGCCAGGACCTTTCCTTCTCTATTATAAACTACGAAGTCTATAGTAGGAACGCTTCCTTTAAATCGGTTATAATCATGAGAAGAGAGTGTTGGGACGTTTAAATCATATTTTACACCCTTACTCTTAGCGATCTGTACCAATGTTTGAATTATCTGCTCTTTCAAGACACATCACCGTAATGACTACGTTTATATAAATCAACCCCCCACGACCTTTTCCACTGGAATGAATCACCATTGGCGATCGGTAGCATTATGAATTCCCTTTTAAGAAGAATTATCTTATGTTAAAGCCTTCTCCCGTTCTTGAATCGAGAGTTAGAAAGATAATTTTTAAAATAAATTTTAATTGACTTTTTTGTTGAAATTTGGTAAAGAAATGGTTGGTGGTTAAATTGGTTTATTTCCATTGGAAGTTAAGGGGCAGGGGCTTGATTCCATCAAATATTATCTTATTTGTGAACGGCTGTGAACTTAAAAATACCTGAACGTAATTCTGACCCCTTTATTTCCACTGGAGCAATTTTTCCCTTATTTTTATTTATCAAACGTCAAATCCAGACCCCTTTATTTCCACTGGAGCACGGGTGAACGTCTTTTTAAATTATAATTTACCAATGGAGTGTGAACGGCTGTGAACACCAGACAAATCTCATTCTTTGTCATTCACCTTTGACCTATTGTTCACAAATTTACAACATTACTACTTATCATACTCCTTATCCTACTCTTCGGTAGGAATCTTGCGCCGACGTATAAAGATCGAGTTCGAGGATGGTGAGGGTGGGAAGTATAAAATCTCAATAGAGGGTTCACTATCCCGTGAAAAAGTGTTAAAGGTCATGGATCTCGTAGATTTACTCGGTGGGACTGAGCATGAGCCAGTCGAGATACCTTCACGTGATACGTTATTCACTAGAATCTTTCACCTTTTAGAGAAGAAATTTCCTTTGGGCTCATTCACATCTACAGATCTTCGCGAAGCTTATGAAGATGAATTTAATCAACCTATAAAACTCAGTACCATTTCTACATACCTTTCACGTCTATCGGAGAAAGGGCTCTTACACCGAGAAAGGACTTCGATCGGTTGGGTATACAGGCGGGTTAGATTGAAAGCTACCTGATGTTTAATGTTATTTTACAAGCTCATATAGGTACGGCTTTTTATCCTCGATCCTTCGAACATATCCCTTTTCAAATAACTTTTTCATCAGCCTTGTCGTATGCTCTCTAGATTTACCTATCTTCATTCGAATCTGTTGGGATGTCATCGCCCCACCTTCTAAAAGTTTTAAAATTTCATTTTCCGTCGGTGTGAGCTCTTCCCTCTCTCTATGATGTGATTTAGGTTGTGATGCAACAGTGACGGGCCTCTCTAAACTTTCTAATCGTTGTTTGATCTCTTTAACAATCTCTTTAATTTCTGAATCTTGTGATATAGATTCACTAGGCTTCACATATTCACTACTTTTCATAAAGCGATTAACCTTTACTTCAATTAAATCTATCTTGATCTCCTGATCTGCTATTTTACGTTCCTGAGCATCGAGTCTATTATGAAGTTCAGTTAACATATCCTTTAAGATTTCTGATGCTTCCTTCTTCTCTGAGACAATCTCTCTAATCCTTGGTAAATAATAGGCTAAGGTTAATATATTGATCATTACGATCATACTTAAGATCATCAATGGGATCAAATCGGTGATGCTCATGTGACATTATGTGATTATGTTGCGTCATTATAATAACTTTTCGTTAAATATCATGTGATATCTCTTCTTCGTGATATTGGTGTTGATAATCGATTTAATGTCACATCAATGACCTCTAAAACTCTTTTTATGTGCTCAAATGTTGGTGAACTTTCCTTTACTCGATCTAAAGTCTTTCCCACTTCAATTAGGCCTGAAGTTGTACCACTCTCTAAAATCTTCAAGTACTCCATAAGTATCAATGTATAGAATGCTTTCCTAACATTCATCTGTGCTTGTTTTAGAGTTCTTAAGAATGAACCCTTACTCACTCTTTTACCATCTCTTAACATAATCTTCTCTTCCAATCTCATGTCACTCATCGAATCGATAAGGTACGTGTCCAGTTGTGAGTAGGTTAATGCTGACCTCTCGAATAGAAATTTCGCAATAGGATCGTTATCGAGTATCGATTTCAACATCATTATACATTTTTGTATAATTTTTCCTTATAACGCTTACTGCAAATTTTTATATAAACTGAAATCATTGTTTCAATGATTTTGAATCTTCCCTCATTTTATTAGAATATTTTAATGTAAATTGATTTATTTAAGTCCCTCCTATTCTTTGTTACGGTCTTTATGGGAAGGAGAAGGCGGCGTGTAATTAGAGTTGTAAAACGAACTTTACCTAAAGTATTCAGTTGCCCTCGCTGTGGTATGGTATCGATTAAAGTGAAGGTGAAGAATAAGGGATTGGCTACGATCGCGTGTGGAAGTTGTGGCTTAAGCGTAGAGTATACTTTATCATCCAAAAAGGAACCTATAGATGTATACAATGAATTTGTCGATAACTACCTTTCAGGGAAGGTGAGTCTTTGAATATAGGCCCTGTGGAAGAGAGGTTGAGAAGAGAGATCAGTGAGTACGGAACGATCTGCCTAGCCCTGTTAGACTTTGAAGATCTACCACCCAAGAAGGCTGGAACGATAGCAAATTCGGCTGAAAAGTGTGGTGTTTCAGGTATATTGATAGGCGGATCAACGGCTGCCGATCAACTCGAATTAAACTCGGTCATCGAGGCAGTAAAGATGTCGGTAAAGCTCCCTGTAATTCTCTTCCCTGGAAACCCGCTCACGGTCTCTCCAAAAGCCGATGCTATACTATTCAGCTCACTTTTAAATTCTGATAACCCTTACTTTATCAGCCAAGCACAAGCTCTCGGTGCCTTATTGGTTAAGAAGTATGGCCTCGAAGCGATACCTATGGGCTACGTTGTAATAGGTGATGGGGGTGCGATCGGTTTCATCGGTAGAGCGAGGGGAATTCCACCATCTAAACCAAATTTAGCAGCTATGTACGCATTAGCAGCTCAGTACATGGGTATGAGGTTCGTATATTTGGAGGCTGGCTCTGGTGTGACGTCACATATATCACCATCTGTAGTTTCAGCCGTTCGAAAGGTTTTTAATGGTGTTATCATCGCTGGTGGAGGGATCAAACGTGTAGAAGATGCTGTAGAAGTGGCCAAAGCAGGGGCAGATATCATCGTCTTAGGAACGTTGCTCGAAGAAGAGGGTTTCGAATCTACACTTAAGGAAATTGTAAAAAGTATCAGAAAGTGCAAATAAACATGCTTGTGATCAGGATTTTGTGTCGTGATGTTATGTGACATCACCACACGTCCATGATATAAATCAATTAAATGTGCCTTTACCTACCCACTACCGTACTTATTACCATAATTTATTGAAGAGTTTAGAAACTCTCCAAAGTATCGCTACGAAGGCTAGAGGTAAAGGGCTCGACCCTTCATTAAGCATTGATGCAGAGATCGCTTTAGATCTGCCGGATAGAGTCGAACATCTCTTAAAATTGCCCATCTCAAATAGATTGAGAGAATTGTTGAGTAAGTTTCGAACCGAGCGTGTAGCGTTGATTATAGCAGAAGAGATCGCATTGGGTAAATTTGGTTTCTTATCTGCGGAAGATGCTCTAAATCAGGCCATTCGTGCTGGATTGGCAGTCGTGACGGATGGTGTCACGGTTGCACCTTTACAAGGTATATCATCGATCAGGATAAAGAAGAATGACGATGGCACAAGCCATTTAGCGATCTACTTTGCAGGGCCGATCCGTTCAGCTGGTGGAACCGAGGCTGCATTTACTCTAGTCATCGCCGATCACTTAAGAAAGATCTTTGGCATCGATAATTATCGCCCCACTCTGGATGAAGTTGGAAGGTTTATCGAAGAGTTGAGGATATATGAGCGTGAAGTGGGGAACTTTCAATACAAAGTCTCTGATAAAGACTTAGAGTTCGCTTTACACCACTTACCAGTGGAGATCAATGGTGTCGAAACAGACCCTGTTGAGGTCGTTGTCCATAGAGGATTGAAGAGGATCGAAACCGATCGTGTGCGTGGTGGAGCGCTAAGGGTATTGAACGATGGTATCATCGGCCGATCAAGAAAGTTGGTCCAACTTACAAGAGACCTATCCATTCGTGATTGGGAATGGCTAAGTGAATTGGAGAGTGCGAAACAGATTTCAGACGAAATGCGCAAGGAAGGTTCCCACTTCGCTGAAGTGATCTCAGGCAGGCCTGTTCTTTCAACCCCTGGTAAGTTGGGCGGTTTCAGATTGAGGTATGGCCGTTGTTATAATACAGGTTTGGCCACGATAGGCATTCATCCAGTAGTTCCAGTACTGCTCGATTATCCCATCGTAGCAGGTACCCAGGTAAAGACGGATATTCCAGGTAAGGCTGCCACGATAGCCTTTGTAGATACGATCGACACACCGATAGTGAGATTAAAGGATCGCTCAGTAGTAAAGGTTGAAAGTGTGGAAGA is a window of Nitrososphaerales archaeon DNA encoding:
- a CDS encoding cation:dicarboxylase symporter family transporter: MLRFKLTYEFILPFTFLFGILLAHTIPYKLSILTDIAWFFANFFFLFAPIFIFVILSSSLLSRGSIEQGKLANYTMGLFFILCLITSLTSATILSTVMYEGYSGEIKGLGSMEHLRGIIINGLLKPIPLSIFMSIIVSFTIAKRFIFIRSAIMLLNEFILKLIRQLIKVLPIISISFGATFYYNLKMASFIAYIEALLITFGLHILYILMMILLLLLYKFDLKRLFAYTVKTLITGISVPASYILLPMHLKIFSDHFSIDRSLRDFIITSGAALNRLGSITGVIVSIYISALYLNLSINPIQFIILAPFLAIAGFASPGIMGGTILVTMPIIIDILGISDTITFSLTSIALFNGVSLITAGTNAVTTGYTTLIVHNLIFKRNITTNH
- the coaBC gene encoding bifunctional phosphopantothenoylcysteine decarboxylase/phosphopantothenate--cysteine ligase CoaBC; the encoded protein is MVDDPSKDIVGKKSNRLRGKRIALCVTGSAAVMNSVELARELMRHGGDVFTIMTPAAQRLVHPNLLEWATGNPVVTELTGKMEHIRIAGDWEGKVDLILIAPCTANTISKIASGIDDTPVTTVVSCGIGSGIPIIIAPAMHESMYRNPVVRSNIERLKQLGVKFVEPLIEEKRAKMASVEEIVKAVLDQLCEKDMEGLRVLVTAGPTREYIDPVRVITNRSSGRMGIALTEEALRRGAQVSLIYGPGTVTPPRNVKLKRVESTQDLLDAVISELKTSKYELFIAAAAPSDFTVRERFENKLETRSIESLKIELKTTPKVINVVKKIQPDIFLVAFKAEYKIDEKELIERGRRLLNEAQADMVVVNDVGRPGVGFGEEDNEVYIIKKEGEVIHLPRASKFEIAKRILDTAIEEFKKRV
- a CDS encoding proteasome assembly chaperone family protein; this translates as MSVEIKLTKTPKLRRPYLVCGLPGSGYVGKLAVDHLIRELKAELFAEVYSYYFPPQVLIKPDGSIDLIKNELYFWVNPIDSTDLILYTGDSQPISSEGDYELADKVLSLVKSFGTDTVFTFGAYITGSFTLRPKVYVTATSAELLKILEGQDVTITNEGTITGMNGLILGLAKLRGMKGLCLLGETSGYIIDARASKTILEVFTRILKLNVDMTALEERAKEMEAIIHSFEEKRYKPQERIDDKSRLGYIS
- a CDS encoding DNA-directed DNA polymerase II small subunit; amino-acid sequence: MSNQIVEAINEALSNGYQIHPDALMLLETVKERVSLVDLVTKVIEAKKKVGDQQLLLLKKDFEEMLPEYLRECGGVRVEEVEPEIEIVKDISEKVSPPLEELEGLQRLFESRFNKLYSIVKKRPDSHQIRRIESINKGDGASYKVAGLVLERKIKRTHIELTIDDKSGKATILVKDPSVIKQAMSIVLDQFVVVDVDSTEKGVLFAKSIYSPDIPDRPPNLSKKVVYVILMSDLHIGSKMFLYEAFERFILWLTQYCKEDYIAGRIKYLILGGDVVDGVGVYPNQEDDLEELNIYQQYRRAAQLLSKIPKNIQIFIIPGNHDPTRQALPQPAIPRKYAEPLYQQENITMLGNPSQIRLHGVNILIYHGRSLDDIVATTPNLTFSKPASAMKILLKARHLAPLYGGRTPIALEKEDYLVIEEVPDIFHAGHVHTVDIDRYKNTLIVNSGAWQAQTKYQANMGVTPTPGLLPVVNLATLDMLMKDFTKQDYFTFPG
- a CDS encoding orc1/cdc6 family replication initiation protein, translated to MESSSSKDILDEIFSKAIMGRTLFKNPEALRSDYVPDKLLFRERQITSVAEVLAPILHGSRCSNLFLYGKTGTGKTAVSKYVLKRLEEKALSIGVPVKFSYCNTRILGTEYRVLSEIARSIQLEIPFTGLALGEVFERILKRIDNSKLGVVIVLDEIDFLVKNFGDNLLYEFTRANERLEHGFITIVGISNDLKFKEFLDPRVLSSLSEEEVVFPPYTAEELKAILQDRAEVAFFKDAISTTAINLCAALAASEHGDARRALDLLRVAGEVAEREGASCVEEKHVRIAVQKIEQDRVVEVLRSLPLHDKLVLLAVAVSGPANSTGEVYQRYLALCRKIDLEPLTQRRVSGLLSGLDVLGLVSAATVSRGRYGRTKKISLLIPNQLIRDVFQEDPTVNALI
- a CDS encoding BlaI/MecI/CopY family transcriptional regulator, which encodes MRRRIKIEFEDGEGGKYKISIEGSLSREKVLKVMDLVDLLGGTEHEPVEIPSRDTLFTRIFHLLEKKFPLGSFTSTDLREAYEDEFNQPIKLSTISTYLSRLSEKGLLHRERTSIGWVYRRVRLKAT
- a CDS encoding MarR family transcriptional regulator is translated as MSITDLIPLMILSMIVMINILTLAYYLPRIREIVSEKKEASEILKDMLTELHNRLDAQERKIADQEIKIDLIEVKVNRFMKSSEYVKPSESISQDSEIKEIVKEIKQRLESLERPVTVASQPKSHHREREELTPTENEILKLLEGGAMTSQQIRMKIGKSREHTTRLMKKLFEKGYVRRIEDKKPYLYELVK
- a CDS encoding geranylgeranylglyceryl/heptaprenylglyceryl phosphate synthase, which gives rise to MNIGPVEERLRREISEYGTICLALLDFEDLPPKKAGTIANSAEKCGVSGILIGGSTAADQLELNSVIEAVKMSVKLPVILFPGNPLTVSPKADAILFSSLLNSDNPYFISQAQALGALLVKKYGLEAIPMGYVVIGDGGAIGFIGRARGIPPSKPNLAAMYALAAQYMGMRFVYLEAGSGVTSHISPSVVSAVRKVFNGVIIAGGGIKRVEDAVEVAKAGADIIVLGTLLEEEGFESTLKEIVKSIRKCK